Proteins encoded within one genomic window of Streptomyces sp. NBC_01314:
- a CDS encoding sensor histidine kinase gives MTVSLERRYADRLEEFSERHPFLVDLTMAMALMGCAVLGMALTLPGAAPPAEGKIGVAFMGASCLALLKRRTHPRTALVVTVVGTGGAISMGYLLTPLLLAPIMAALYWLATLTDRGTTRVYGLTTIATMTLAAVLSDSMTHLSLVLRTIGPAFWLLLPLATGRATQIRRAYLKSVQARAEHAERTREEEARLRVTEERMRIARDLHDVVAHHLALANAQAGTAAHLTRTDPEQAHRILTDLTSTTSAALRELKSTVGVLRRPDDPEAPLTPTPGLGQLPDLMAACDSAGLSVMVTTEGAPGLLDPGVDLTAYRIVQEALTNVSKHAAVDAARIRLTYEEAHLTIRVTDDGSASPHSTLGDRRGFGLIGMRERAQSVGGSLKAGQRPEGGFEVTTDLPLRPRPRAPEPDAAPTPDQRK, from the coding sequence ATGACCGTCAGCCTGGAACGGCGCTACGCCGATCGCCTCGAGGAATTCTCGGAACGCCATCCGTTCCTCGTTGACCTGACGATGGCCATGGCGCTGATGGGCTGTGCGGTCCTCGGCATGGCGCTCACCCTGCCCGGCGCCGCACCGCCGGCCGAGGGCAAAATCGGCGTCGCCTTCATGGGAGCGTCCTGTCTCGCCCTGCTCAAGCGCCGCACCCACCCGCGCACCGCCCTCGTCGTGACCGTGGTCGGCACCGGGGGCGCGATCTCGATGGGCTATCTGCTCACCCCGCTGCTGCTGGCGCCGATCATGGCCGCCCTCTACTGGCTGGCCACGCTCACCGACCGGGGGACCACCCGCGTCTACGGCCTCACCACCATCGCGACGATGACACTCGCGGCCGTGCTCTCCGACTCCATGACCCACCTGTCACTGGTGCTCAGGACGATCGGCCCCGCCTTCTGGCTGCTGCTGCCCCTCGCCACGGGCCGGGCGACCCAGATCCGGCGGGCCTATCTGAAGTCGGTGCAGGCCCGCGCCGAGCACGCCGAGCGCACCCGGGAGGAGGAGGCCCGCCTGAGGGTCACCGAGGAGCGGATGCGCATCGCCCGCGATCTGCACGACGTGGTCGCCCACCACCTGGCCCTCGCCAACGCCCAGGCGGGCACCGCCGCGCACCTCACCCGCACCGACCCCGAGCAGGCCCACCGGATCCTCACCGACCTGACCTCCACCACGTCGGCGGCGCTGCGCGAGCTGAAGTCCACCGTCGGTGTGCTGCGCCGCCCCGACGACCCCGAGGCGCCACTCACCCCCACCCCCGGACTGGGTCAGCTCCCGGACCTGATGGCCGCGTGCGATTCCGCCGGCCTCTCGGTCATGGTCACCACGGAGGGCGCCCCCGGTCTGCTCGACCCCGGCGTGGACCTGACCGCGTACCGGATCGTGCAGGAAGCCCTCACCAACGTCAGCAAGCACGCCGCCGTGGACGCGGCACGCATCCGCCTCACGTACGAGGAGGCCCATCTGACGATCAGGGTCACCGACGACGGCTCGGCAAGCCCCCACAGCACGCTCGGCGACCGCCGCGGCTTCGGCCTCATCGGCATGCGCGAGCGCGCCCAGTCCGTGGGCGGCTCCCTGAAGGCCGGTCAGCGTCCCGAAGGCGGCTTCGAGGTCACCACCGACCTCCCGCTGCGCCCCCGTCCCCGCGCCCCCGAACCGGACGCGGCACCGACCCCTGACCAGCGGAAGTAG
- a CDS encoding MMPL family transporter yields the protein MATFLHRLGRLAFRKRWYVILMWVAVLGAVGIGALKAPGASDEEFSMPGIESQKAFDLLEQRFPGVTADGATARVVFVAPSGEKVTAAENRKAVEDTVADLADGSQVANAVDPFQARAVSKDGTTAYATVTYEVTASDLSDAAKTQLEQAIDKARDSGLTVEAGGNAVVGRSGPGGTAEVIGVALAAVVLLVTFGSLAAAGLPLLTALIGVGVSMAAILALSDAFGLSTTTGTLAMMLGLAVGIDYALFVVSRYREERANGRTPEEATALATGTAGSAVVFAGLTVVIALAGLSVVGIPMLTKMGLAAAGAVVVAVLIALTLVPALLGCWPNAVLGRKARGSGRIEESPGTNGGTRWSRFVLRRPVPVLILGVIALGALAVPMTDLQLGMPGDEAKQTSTTERRAYDALAEGFGPGFNGPLTIVVDAKGAADAKSAAQTVAKEIGATKGIVSVSPANFNEAGDTAVFAAVPATAPTDQKTKDLVTTIRDERPGIESGTGATYVVTGTTALNIDISGKVQSALVPYLLVVVGLAVILLMVVFRSLLVPLKAAVGFLLSVLASLGVVVLVFQQGHGAEILGVDQTGPIMSLMPIFLVGIVFGLAMDYEVFLVSRMREAYVHGDRADEAITSGFRHSARVVVAAALIMIAVFAGFIGESDSMIKMIGFGLASAVLFDAFVVRMAIVPAVLALLGDKAWWLPKWLDRILPHVDVEGEALTRRADAEPAPAETDPASAAPAELEVTRT from the coding sequence ATGGCAACCTTCCTTCATCGGCTGGGCCGGCTGGCCTTCCGCAAACGCTGGTACGTCATCCTGATGTGGGTGGCGGTACTGGGCGCCGTCGGTATCGGCGCCCTCAAGGCCCCGGGAGCCTCCGACGAGGAGTTCTCGATGCCGGGCATCGAGTCCCAGAAGGCGTTCGACCTGCTGGAACAGCGCTTTCCCGGGGTCACGGCCGACGGCGCCACCGCCCGGGTCGTGTTCGTCGCGCCGAGCGGTGAGAAGGTCACCGCCGCCGAGAACAGGAAGGCCGTCGAGGACACCGTGGCCGATCTGGCCGACGGCTCGCAGGTCGCGAACGCCGTCGACCCGTTCCAGGCGCGGGCGGTCAGCAAGGACGGTACGACGGCGTACGCGACCGTCACCTACGAGGTCACCGCCAGCGACCTCTCCGACGCCGCCAAGACCCAGCTGGAGCAGGCCATCGACAAGGCCCGGGACTCCGGGCTGACCGTCGAGGCGGGCGGCAACGCGGTGGTCGGACGCTCCGGCCCGGGCGGGACGGCCGAGGTGATCGGTGTCGCCCTCGCCGCCGTCGTGCTGCTGGTCACCTTCGGCTCGTTGGCCGCGGCCGGGCTGCCGCTGCTGACCGCCCTCATCGGCGTCGGCGTCAGCATGGCCGCCATCCTCGCCCTGTCCGACGCCTTCGGCCTGTCCACCACGACCGGCACCCTGGCGATGATGCTGGGCCTCGCGGTCGGCATCGACTACGCCCTGTTCGTCGTGTCCCGCTACCGCGAGGAACGCGCCAACGGCCGTACGCCCGAGGAGGCGACCGCCCTCGCCACGGGCACGGCCGGGTCGGCGGTCGTGTTCGCCGGGCTCACCGTCGTCATCGCGCTGGCCGGACTGTCCGTGGTCGGCATCCCGATGCTGACGAAGATGGGGCTGGCCGCCGCGGGCGCGGTCGTCGTCGCCGTACTGATCGCGCTGACCCTGGTCCCGGCCCTCCTCGGCTGCTGGCCGAACGCCGTTCTGGGGCGCAAGGCGCGCGGGAGCGGCCGGATCGAGGAGAGCCCCGGGACCAACGGGGGCACCCGCTGGTCGCGGTTCGTGCTGCGCCGCCCCGTGCCCGTACTGATCCTCGGTGTCATCGCTCTCGGCGCGCTCGCGGTGCCGATGACCGACCTCCAGCTGGGCATGCCCGGCGACGAGGCCAAGCAGACCTCCACCACCGAGCGCCGGGCCTACGACGCGCTCGCCGAGGGCTTCGGGCCCGGCTTCAACGGGCCGCTGACGATCGTGGTGGACGCCAAGGGCGCCGCCGACGCGAAGAGCGCCGCGCAGACCGTCGCGAAGGAGATCGGCGCCACCAAGGGGATCGTGTCCGTCTCCCCCGCGAACTTCAACGAGGCCGGCGACACCGCCGTCTTCGCGGCGGTGCCCGCCACCGCGCCGACCGACCAGAAGACCAAGGACCTGGTGACCACCATCCGGGACGAGCGTCCCGGCATCGAGTCCGGGACCGGGGCGACGTACGTGGTCACCGGCACCACCGCGCTGAACATCGACATCTCCGGCAAGGTGCAGTCCGCGCTGGTTCCGTATCTGCTGGTCGTGGTGGGCCTGGCCGTCATCCTCCTGATGGTCGTCTTCCGCTCCCTGCTCGTCCCGCTCAAGGCCGCCGTCGGGTTCCTGCTGTCGGTGCTCGCGTCGCTCGGCGTGGTCGTCCTGGTCTTCCAGCAGGGCCACGGCGCGGAGATCCTGGGCGTGGACCAGACCGGCCCGATCATGAGCCTGATGCCGATCTTCCTGGTGGGTATCGTCTTCGGCCTGGCCATGGACTACGAGGTGTTCCTCGTCTCCCGGATGCGGGAGGCGTACGTCCATGGCGACCGGGCCGACGAGGCGATCACCAGCGGCTTCCGGCACAGTGCCCGCGTGGTCGTGGCCGCCGCCCTGATCATGATCGCGGTGTTCGCCGGGTTCATCGGCGAGAGCGACTCCATGATCAAGATGATCGGGTTCGGGCTGGCCTCGGCGGTCCTGTTCGACGCGTTCGTCGTCCGCATGGCGATCGTGCCGGCCGTGCTCGCCCTGCTCGGCGACAAGGCCTGGTGGCTGCCGAAGTGGCTGGACCGGATACTTCCCCACGTCGACGTGGAGGGCGAGGCGCTCACCCGCCGCGCCGACGCGGAGCCGGCCCCGGCCGAGACGGACCCGGCATCGGCCGCCCCGGCCGAACTGGAAGTGACACGCACCTGA
- a CDS encoding response regulator translates to MTIRVLLADDQALLRATFRILIDSCADMEVVAEATDGREAVDLVRVHRPDVVLMDIRMPGTDGLTATAVICADEELADTRILILTTFEIDEYVAQALRSGASGFLGKDVTADVLLDGIRAVAAGDTLLSPAATRTLITRFLAAPAPGSRLTTPDRLTTLTTREREVMSLAAEGHSNDEIAEKLYVSPLTVRTHVHRAMTKLGARDRAQLVVMAYQSGLVQVMPQE, encoded by the coding sequence GTGACCATTCGTGTCCTGCTCGCCGACGACCAGGCCCTCCTGCGGGCCACCTTCCGTATCCTCATCGACTCCTGCGCGGACATGGAGGTGGTCGCCGAGGCCACCGACGGCCGGGAGGCGGTCGACCTCGTCCGCGTCCACCGCCCCGACGTGGTCCTCATGGACATCCGCATGCCCGGCACCGACGGACTCACCGCCACGGCCGTGATCTGCGCCGACGAGGAACTGGCCGACACCCGCATACTGATCCTCACGACCTTCGAGATCGACGAGTACGTGGCCCAGGCGCTGCGCTCCGGCGCCAGCGGTTTCCTCGGCAAGGACGTCACCGCGGACGTGCTCCTCGACGGCATCCGTGCGGTGGCCGCCGGCGACACCCTCCTCTCCCCCGCCGCCACCCGCACCCTCATCACCCGCTTCCTCGCCGCCCCCGCCCCCGGCAGCCGCCTCACCACCCCCGACCGACTGACCACCCTCACCACCCGTGAACGCGAGGTCATGTCGCTGGCCGCCGAGGGCCACTCCAACGACGAGATCGCCGAGAAGCTGTACGTGAGTCCGCTGACGGTACGCACCCATGTGCACCGGGCGATGACGAAGCTGGGGGCCAGGGACAGGGCTCAGCTGGTGGTAATGGCGTACCAGTCGGGGTTGGTCCAGGTCATGCCTCAGGAGTAG